A genomic segment from Aegilops tauschii subsp. strangulata cultivar AL8/78 chromosome 1, Aet v6.0, whole genome shotgun sequence encodes:
- the LOC109771889 gene encoding protein EARLY RESPONSIVE TO DEHYDRATION 15, whose amino-acid sequence MSAMVASSLNPEAPLFIPAALQQVEDFSPLWWDLVKSTAWFRDHWYHQHQQLDDMADSLIAFEAEDAIAVEASQPQPQPPAALNIDGVLKALSLASPSPKGGDALRGFSEKPRYTEKPTKYAGSPRSGGAPRFIHQPR is encoded by the exons ATGAGCGCCATGGTCGCGTCGTCGCTTAACCCGGAGGCCCCGCTCTTCATCCCGGCAGCGTTACAGCAGGTGGAGGACTTCTCACCGCTGTGGTGGGACCTCGTCAAGTCCACCGCCTGGTTTCGCGACCACTGGTACCACCAGCACCAGCAGCTCGACGATATGGCCGACTCCCTCATCGCCTTCGAGGCCGAGGACGCCATCGCTGTCGAGGCTtcgcagccgcagccgcagccgccaGCGGCACTCAATATTG ACGGGGTGCTCAAGGCGCTGAGCCTGGCGTCCCCAAGCCCAAAGGGCGGCGACGCCCTGCGTGGCTTCTCGGAGAAGCCTAGGTACACCGAGAAGCCCACCAAGTACGCCGGCAGCCCGAGGAGCGGTGGCGCACCGCGCTTCATCCACCAGCCTCGCTAG